The proteins below come from a single Candidatus Effluviviaceae Genus V sp. genomic window:
- a CDS encoding DUF1565 domain-containing protein: MCRKRPRRNLERRSRHSSTDLREFLGSDGDGFEGGSRTDGRGSTMKRICIGVCLLLVLPLSASGAFVTVDPDGTGDYLTLPDAWASVGAGDTVLMSPDVHQVGGGSTGWPLTLGPDSPSVVGIEGADQTVLAGDGVTSAFFIPQDVWDAHMDLRGLMFLDIAEIIERGGEYGEAGGTLVFIDNVVMNCGSSHALDASQCREESVIRGNVITANPGSGLWTYHYWGTIENNEISYNASGIVGACCEEPVIDCNYIHNNTEYGIWTGFNYTVENNIIESNGDAGLLLVSDGTVQNNIIRHNAVGVRHEGLPETELRHNDIYGNTNYDLEVTDGQTWIWYATWNWWGTTDPDVIDANVFDCEDDPGIGVCVTTYPFCNMPGCASSAQPASWGAIKALYR; encoded by the coding sequence ATGTGCAGGAAGAGGCCCCGGAGGAACTTGGAGAGGCGATCGCGTCACTCATCGACGGATCTGCGTGAGTTTCTCGGGAGTGACGGCGACGGCTTCGAGGGCGGTTCGAGAACAGATGGAAGGGGGAGCACGATGAAACGCATCTGCATCGGTGTCTGTCTGCTTCTGGTCCTGCCTCTGTCGGCGTCGGGGGCGTTCGTAACGGTCGATCCGGACGGTACGGGCGACTACCTTACGCTGCCGGATGCCTGGGCGAGTGTCGGCGCGGGGGACACGGTGCTCATGTCCCCGGACGTTCACCAGGTCGGCGGCGGCTCGACCGGATGGCCTCTGACGTTGGGTCCCGACAGTCCATCCGTCGTCGGCATCGAGGGTGCCGACCAAACCGTGCTCGCCGGCGACGGCGTGACCTCCGCGTTCTTCATCCCGCAGGACGTCTGGGACGCGCACATGGACCTCCGCGGCCTGATGTTCCTGGACATCGCCGAGATCATTGAGCGCGGCGGTGAGTACGGCGAAGCCGGGGGCACGCTCGTCTTCATTGACAACGTGGTGATGAACTGCGGGTCCTCACACGCGCTCGACGCCTCCCAGTGCCGGGAGGAAAGCGTCATCCGCGGGAATGTCATAACGGCGAATCCGGGCTCCGGTCTCTGGACCTATCACTACTGGGGCACGATCGAGAACAACGAGATCTCGTACAACGCGAGCGGCATCGTCGGCGCGTGCTGTGAGGAACCGGTGATCGACTGCAACTACATTCACAACAACACGGAGTACGGCATCTGGACCGGTTTCAACTACACGGTCGAGAACAACATCATCGAGTCGAACGGCGACGCCGGACTGCTGCTCGTGTCCGACGGGACCGTGCAGAACAACATCATCAGGCACAACGCCGTCGGCGTTCGGCACGAGGGACTTCCCGAGACCGAACTCAGGCACAACGACATATACGGCAACACGAACTACGACCTCGAGGTGACGGACGGCCAGACGTGGATCTGGTACGCGACGTGGAACTGGTGGGGGACGACAGACCCCGACGTGATCGACGCGAACGTCTTCGACTGTGAGGACGACCCCGGCATCGGTGTCTGCGTGACGACATACCCGTTCTGCAACATGCCCGGCTGCGCCTCCAGCGCGCAACCGGCCTCATGGGGCGCGATCAAGGCGCTGTACCGCTGA
- a CDS encoding alpha/beta fold hydrolase: protein MHYVDEGRGPPILMVHGNPTWSFLYRHLIRRLAPNHRCVAPDHIGFGLSDKPVGWSYRPEEHARNLARFIEALELARFTIVVQDWGGPTGLSYALEHPERVAGLVILNTWMWPVDDDTYYRAFSGFVGGPVGRFLIRRFNFFVRVVMPEAYGDRRLLTKAIHEHYLTPLGTPVERTGSAVFPREIVGSTPWLRKLWQRREALQGKRALIAWGMKDIAFREKELQTWIEALPGAEVLRLESAGHYVQEEAPEELGEAIASLIDGSA, encoded by the coding sequence ATGCACTACGTCGACGAGGGACGTGGCCCACCGATCCTCATGGTCCACGGGAACCCGACGTGGTCGTTCCTGTATCGACATCTGATCCGTCGGCTGGCTCCGAACCACCGGTGCGTCGCACCCGACCACATCGGCTTCGGTCTCTCGGATAAGCCCGTCGGCTGGTCGTACCGCCCGGAGGAGCACGCCCGCAATCTCGCGAGGTTCATCGAGGCGCTCGAGCTCGCCCGGTTCACCATCGTCGTGCAGGACTGGGGCGGACCGACGGGGCTCTCGTACGCGCTCGAGCACCCCGAGAGGGTGGCCGGCCTCGTCATCCTCAATACGTGGATGTGGCCGGTCGACGATGACACGTACTACAGGGCCTTCAGCGGGTTCGTGGGGGGACCTGTCGGCCGGTTCCTCATCAGGCGCTTCAACTTCTTCGTCCGTGTCGTGATGCCCGAGGCCTACGGCGACAGGCGCCTGCTGACGAAGGCCATCCACGAGCACTATCTGACGCCCCTCGGAACCCCGGTCGAGCGGACCGGATCGGCGGTCTTCCCGCGCGAGATCGTCGGGTCGACGCCGTGGCTCCGGAAATTGTGGCAGCGGCGCGAGGCGCTCCAGGGGAAGCGGGCGCTCATCGCCTGGGGGATGAAGGACATCGCGTTTCGGGAGAAGGAGCTCCAGACGTGGATCGAGGCGCTTCCGGGCGCCGAGGTACTCAGGCTCGAGTCGGCGGGTCACTATGTGCAGGAAGAGGCCCCGGAGGAACTTGGAGAGGCGATCGCGTCACTCATCGACGGATCTGCGTGA
- a CDS encoding HPP family protein translates to MAPLGPPFDDRFGPHWVNYVLQSAFAAASIFVVLAALRQQNLVVAASLAATAFTVFAVPSSVTASMRNVVGGHVIGLLFGSVFALIQVDAVIAQDAMYALAVGGAMFTMAVTNTEHPPAAGTALGVLMTGFSWRIVLGVVVGVLVLALLHRLLRPFLRDLVAAPETAALHRADG, encoded by the coding sequence ATGGCCCCTCTGGGCCCTCCGTTCGATGACAGATTCGGCCCGCACTGGGTCAACTACGTTCTTCAGAGCGCCTTCGCGGCCGCCAGCATCTTCGTGGTCCTCGCGGCGCTCAGACAGCAGAACCTCGTCGTCGCCGCCTCGCTCGCCGCGACGGCGTTCACGGTCTTCGCCGTGCCGAGCAGCGTCACGGCATCGATGCGGAACGTCGTCGGAGGCCACGTGATCGGCCTTCTCTTCGGCTCCGTCTTTGCGCTCATCCAGGTCGACGCGGTCATCGCTCAGGATGCGATGTACGCCCTCGCCGTCGGCGGGGCCATGTTCACGATGGCCGTGACGAACACGGAGCACCCGCCCGCCGCCGGAACAGCGCTCGGCGTGCTCATGACCGGCTTCTCGTGGCGAATCGTGCTCGGCGTGGTCGTGGGCGTGCTCGTGCTGGCGCTGCTGCACAGGCTTCTCAGGCCGTTCCTCAGGGACCTCGTGGCCGCCCCGGAGACCGCCGCGCTGCACCGCGCGGATGGGTGA